From one Microcoleus sp. FACHB-672 genomic stretch:
- the ilvB gene encoding biosynthetic-type acetolactate synthase large subunit: protein MQLQRSVATSVATGAFALIDSLKRHGVKHIFGYPGGAILPIYDELYRAEAEGGIQHILVRHEQGAAHAADAYSRATGQVGVCFATSGPGATNLVTGIANAHMDSIPMVIITGQVSRVAIGTDAFQETDIWGITLPIVKHSYVVREPKDMSRIVAEAFHLASTGRPGPVLVDVPKDVALEQFDYVPVEPGSVKLPGYRPTVKGNPRQINQAITLIRQSQRPLLYVGGGAISAGAHGELQELAEYFNIPVTTTLMGKGSFDENHSLALGMLGMHGTAYANFAVSECDLLLAVGARFDDRVTGKLDEFASRAKVIHIDIDPAEVGKNRAPEVPIVGDVRKVLQELLRRIRELKEPADPNQTKVWRERIERWREDYPLVVPRYADSLSPQEVIVELATQAPHAYYTTDVGQHQMWSAQFLKNGPRKWISSAGLGTMGFGVPAAMGVKVALPEEQVICIAGDASVQMNIQELGTLAQYGINVKIVIVNNGWQGMVRQWQQTFYQERYSSSNMEVGMPDFVMLAQAYGIKGRSVHSRDELKDAVAEMLAHNGPVLMDIHVKRNENCYPMVAPGKSNAQMIGLPERSKLEKAAELLYCSSCGAKNISSSNFCPECGTKL, encoded by the coding sequence GTGTTGCAACTGGTGCCTTTGCCCTAATTGATAGTCTTAAGCGCCACGGCGTTAAGCATATTTTCGGTTATCCTGGTGGCGCAATTCTGCCGATCTACGACGAGCTGTACCGAGCTGAAGCTGAAGGTGGTATCCAGCATATTTTGGTTAGACATGAGCAGGGTGCAGCTCATGCGGCAGATGCTTACTCTCGTGCTACCGGCCAGGTGGGAGTGTGTTTTGCCACGTCTGGCCCCGGAGCCACCAATTTAGTCACCGGCATCGCTAACGCCCACATGGACTCGATTCCGATGGTGATTATCACGGGTCAGGTGAGTCGGGTGGCAATTGGGACGGATGCGTTCCAGGAAACGGATATTTGGGGCATTACGCTGCCAATTGTTAAGCATTCTTATGTGGTGCGCGAGCCTAAAGATATGTCGCGGATCGTGGCAGAAGCTTTCCATCTCGCCTCCACGGGGCGTCCGGGTCCAGTGTTGGTGGATGTGCCCAAAGATGTGGCGCTAGAACAATTTGACTATGTGCCGGTGGAACCGGGATCGGTCAAGTTACCGGGATACCGGCCAACGGTGAAGGGCAATCCCCGCCAAATTAATCAAGCGATCACGCTGATTCGGCAATCACAGCGTCCACTGTTATACGTGGGAGGCGGTGCGATTTCTGCTGGTGCTCATGGGGAACTTCAGGAATTAGCGGAATACTTCAACATTCCGGTGACAACGACACTAATGGGCAAGGGTTCGTTTGATGAAAATCATTCGCTAGCCTTGGGAATGTTGGGAATGCACGGCACCGCTTACGCAAATTTTGCCGTGAGTGAGTGCGATCTGTTGCTAGCAGTTGGAGCGCGTTTTGATGATCGCGTCACCGGCAAGCTGGATGAGTTTGCCTCCCGCGCTAAGGTAATTCATATTGATATTGACCCGGCTGAGGTCGGGAAAAACCGGGCACCAGAGGTTCCCATTGTCGGGGATGTCAGGAAAGTTTTGCAGGAGTTGCTGCGTCGCATTCGGGAACTGAAGGAGCCAGCCGATCCTAACCAAACGAAAGTATGGCGGGAACGGATTGAGCGCTGGCGTGAGGATTATCCGTTGGTGGTGCCTCGGTATGCGGATAGTTTGTCGCCGCAAGAGGTGATTGTGGAATTGGCAACTCAGGCTCCCCACGCTTACTACACGACGGATGTAGGCCAACACCAAATGTGGTCGGCGCAATTCTTGAAGAATGGCCCGCGCAAGTGGATTTCTAGCGCCGGCTTGGGAACGATGGGCTTTGGGGTGCCGGCTGCGATGGGCGTCAAGGTGGCACTTCCTGAGGAACAGGTGATTTGTATTGCCGGTGATGCCAGTGTCCAGATGAATATTCAGGAGCTGGGAACCCTTGCACAGTATGGCATTAATGTCAAGATTGTGATTGTCAATAATGGCTGGCAGGGGATGGTGCGCCAGTGGCAGCAGACGTTCTATCAAGAGCGTTACTCGTCTTCTAACATGGAAGTCGGGATGCCAGATTTCGTGATGCTAGCTCAGGCTTATGGCATCAAGGGAAGGAGCGTTCACAGTCGGGATGAGCTGAAGGATGCGGTTGCTGAAATGCTGGCTCATAACGGGCCGGTTTTGATGGATATCCACGTTAAGCGCAATGAAAATTGCTACCCGATGGTTGCCCCCGGCAAGAGCAACGCGCAGATGATCGGTTTGCCAGAACGTAGCAAGTTAGAAAAAGCGGCAGAACTTCTGTATTGCAGTAGCTGCGGTGCTAAGAACATTTCTAGCAGTAATTTCTGTCCGGAATGTGGCACGAAGCTTTAG